Below is a window of Ciona intestinalis chromosome 5, KH, whole genome shotgun sequence DNA.
ATCTTTTATTATGACTGCGCTTTAAAGAGAAGGCGGGAAAAGAAACCCCAGGCATATTGATGTCAGATACACATTTGAGAACGACGAAGGTATTGCGATTTAATTACAATAGTACAATTGTGTATCAAGCTATAGATATGGGCAGCTACAAAACATccgttacatttttttttcaattgtgatatattaaaaaaataacacaaacacTTGTTGTATAAAGTTATACACAAGTAATGTTTACCGTGGTTGTCAAGTGCAATGCATATTAACGCAATGTCGCAACGTAAGGTATACAGAtaaacaaataagtttaaaatagattCTATTAAGATCTGTGTATAGATATAGCTAATCAAGTCCTAATATTATACGAGAATATAAAGAGAACATACTTCAAAAAGCAAAGTGTGTGGGGCTTCTACATTATCCAGAGTAAGGGCCTACAAAGACgttacccacataaaatagagGCTCCCTTATAAACGAGAGGTTTCCCTTTTGCCTTTTTGCTCAACTTCCCAAGTGCTAAGCACTCGTTTCATGGTGCTGCCCTGTTCACCATCGCTGCCACTACAGTAGTCTTCATCAACTTCCAACTTTTTGACTCTCGGCTTCGGGATTGGGGGTAGCGGTCTGGTAAACCCGACAGTTTTTGGTATGGTCCGCACCCTCTTATTATTACTCTGTGTGTGCTGTCTATGGTTACTGTGTCGATGACGATGGTGGTGGTGATGATGGTGCATGGTCATAGCGTGCTGGTTATGGTATATCATACTGGGGTGAGGGGCGGAGGGAACTTGTCTTGGCATGTTTCTTATGGAGTAAGATACCGAATTTCTTCTTGAACCCGGCTGTATATCTGTGTGTTATGATGCGTTAATTTGACATAACCTACGTTTAAGTTAGCTTTTTGCATACAATAACGAAGATCAGAATAATGAAAACAACACAAAGAGGAAAATCAGCAACAAAacgttaaaaaacaaacttcaaAAGCTACAAGACAACTATAAAGTTGATTAACTTGTACTTACTCGGATCTGCTGACAAAGAACGCATGGAAACTGTGCGAGCCATTCCTGGCAACGAATCAGTTCGGTGCTGTTAAAAACATAGAGTAAGGTACGAATACTAATAGCataataagtgtaaaatataattcaatACACTTAATGGTGAAATAGTGAATACAACATTATGAACCTAGTGTCCTACCAAAGGATTTCCGGTGACAGAACCTGCTGTTTCTCTCGCTTTATCTTCAGAAATCTTCTTTCTTAACTTTTTATCAAAGTAACATCTGCAGGTATAAACAGAATGTCTTATATGTTTTGCATTCCAAACTTTATTATCGCAAACTTATTATTTGGATATATTTTATGCGGATGAGGTCTCACGCCTTAGAACGCTATAGGATACGTATGGCATAGGCCAGAGATggcaaattattaaaactcaTCTGCATGTATACGGTATATGCTTTGTACGCGACCCCACAAACAATGTATTCCGAAATTTATTGGTTTAatatgttctattctatgtcCTATATATCTAAGGTCATCGAACCCCTATATTAGCCGTATGACTTGGGCCAAAGTTTGGCACATTATTTAAATCTAACTTACAGTTTTATCAAAAGGATGGCGAATGCAAGAAGAACTAGCGATGAAACAGCAGCAATGATGATAATGAGATGAGTTGTTGAAAGACCTCCTCTTTTACGTTTCAAAGTATCGTTCGTCGTAATAACAGAAGGTATTACTACGTTTACTGAAAAAGGAAAAGAGTTGGGTTAACATAGTTTAGTCTagaaagtaaataaacaaaaaccgCATACATGTACATTGCCATTAGGTGGATAATGTAAACAAGGTTGGGTTTCTTACACAGCAGCCACCGAAAGTATAAGTTAAATAAGTTCACATAGTAATTGATCTTGGTCATGACTTGGTGCATTCTCATATCATTTTTATAGAATTTCTGGAATGGCGTTCTGGTGATTTCTATCCGTAACCTAGCATTGCCAGTGTTTAAATGGATAACATACTATCAAATTGCAAACCTGGTTGACGATACTCTCCATATACTTGTGGATCATCATCAATATGAGGGTACTCAGTCTCAGAAGCATACAAGTTTTCAGTAGTGGTTCTTGGTCTAAAAAGAGCGCCTCTGTTCGACGAGAATGTGTTGCTACTCACACTGCTTGGACTTCTTCTTGGAGTGCTTGTAGTTCGTCTTCGATTTGCAAGGACAAGGCCGCCCACCGTTGTCGTCGGTCTATGCaaagttttgtgtttaatttgtatATGTGGGACGGacgagacgagaaaataagtgtcccatcttttcattctattttctcatcccatttggtagcaaacaaacaacattcaaaaaactattttcacagctcccatatagaccgttgttaattgtttaaaacacgatgtttggatattatgtgctaaatttGTCCTGTTTCCCCCACTATACCATAGAAAAGctgcaaaaatattaaaatgacgCCAATGTTACAAACGACAATATCATTCCTCGATTGGGGCCTTGTTAGTGCCCCCGAATAAGTAAAGAGTTTGGTATCTTATGTACAATATAGTTTGTCAGGTCGTAAGTTATCTAATATCGATAGTTAAAATGTGATGCCTACCTCCTCGGTCGAGCAGGTATCCGAGCTCCTCCAGTGTTGGTACGAGTGGGCTGAGTCGGTACAGGACGAGAATCAATCCATCCACCGACATCACTTggactgtataatttttgttaatttaagtTACGATAAATGTAACAAAGGCGAACtctatttattaaacacagaAAACACGATAatgaaatatggaatattatgtgcggTATCATGGAATATGATTACAACggcaaaaatataatttatatatgttgttgtcgCCAGGTGTATACGGGAAGTGTGAAAGATCTATTGgcgtttgtttttttcggtGATCTTAAACCAAGATTATCCTAAAGAACCAAGGTTCGGGGGTTAAAgatcacaaaaacaaaagccAGAATGCCCTCCCCACACTTATAATAATATCATTACAAATAAAAGTGCATACATACTCGGTTGATGCAGTGGTGGTTGTTTGTCCTGCAGGAGTACTTTGGACATAGACGAGCCTCCCAGGGCGTCGTGGTCGACTTGCTGGAGACGGCATCGAGTTCACTTGTGAATTGAAGCTGTTGATGTTCACTTTACCGCTCGTGTTGTCAGTGGTCGTAACAGTACTTGCtgaaattcatattttaaaatcataagtTGTAACATTAgtatttctataaaaataaaacgtagAATTAAGCCAAATAAGAGTCAGCCTTTTTAAGTAATCATTTATTTCTGCTAAGTtgttttatgatatttaaaaatcgtAGAAACAGAGGCATAGCTTTGATCACAAATCACCATCATAAAGTAAGCAAACCTACGTCGAAATCCGGCCCTTTCTCTCGTCAATTTATATGCAATGGAGAAGCCGCGAAACCTCCCTCGTGTACGGTCTGTCTGCAGATCAAGACGGAGAAAGGTTCCTACAAACAAAtgacatttatatatacagtgcAGTGGGGTTAAGGTCGGAAGCTCCTAAActccatatttcctaatcgtgttttgaacaacgagtcgtgaggatgcagttTTCTGATTCTTCaaatattctttctttactaccaaacgggaggataaaaaaacaaaacaagccccatcttaccccaacttactttatatacGTCCTGAATTGAAATCGGGATATATAACAAATGTCTTACCACTGGACACGTAATTTCCCGGTCGCTTCTTTCCACAAAATCGTCCCTGTGACTTCCCAATACTAGCATCGATAACCTTgaaatcagatttttttggTAAGTACAAATTCTTAAACTGTACCATTACACATTATATTTACTTACATCGACGTACTGCTGTCGACAGGAATCCTCTCCAGCAGCTGCCATATTTAAGTCTCTGAATAAGATCATAACTCTCCAGCCGACAGCAGCTTGAATGCtttatagaaaacaaaattattatatcACCGCTAACTGAAACCATATGGATAGTAAAAGTATTTAGAAGGCCATGCTAAAATGGCTGCCCTTTACATATTGTATACAAGCACTTACATCCACGTGCATTGTGTCTGCGTTCCAGCAAGATGTGGATAGTTTGGACTTTTAAGATATTTCCAGCGTAATCCTGCTCTCATTCGTACGACGCAAGTCCCTAACGGTGTGAAAATACTGATTATGTCATATAGGATGGAGGAAAGACGgtacacatttagcacataatattcaaatatcctgatcgcattttgaacaattaacaacggtctatagaaatcgcaaagatacggttttataattcttggaaagtactttgtttattagaccaaatgagacgaaaataatagaataaaaaggtgtcctgtctttctCCACTCTACTGTAGGTTTTCACAGTTAATTGTAACCCAGAATAGACTGTCAAACATATATGTGTTGTATAATGCGTTAGACTTGAATTTAGGTTCATTATAAACAGTTTACTTACACCCGGGATCTCTTATTGGTGTCTCTCCATTCGATAATCTTTTTGGTGGTATAATACGCGATGTTACACCTGGAGTGAATCACATTAAACATATAGACAACACACAAACGAGAACAACGCactcaattttatttaacatgaaTAAACTATCTCGTGTATACGTTTGCaagttattttacttttcGAACAGCAGTCTCGAATATTAGATgtatgggacgagaaaatagaatagaaaagtTTGCCTTCTTGTTCTTACCTCACCTTACTATGATACTTACACAAAGTCACACGAGATCAGTCCATACTATTTATAACGTATTATGTGTACTGCAAAATATATGTCACATTACTGCCAGTGACTGTCTTGCCTGTCTTAAACATTCATTGACAAAGCCAAACGTTACCCACCTTGAACGATGAACAACACAAAAAGAAGAGCACAAACTTtaggaaataaaaacatgacttCAATAATCGTTTTTTAagtcatatttttattgaagttATTTTACCTAATAAATTTGAGCACTAAATAACTATACTTATACAGGGGCTATTTGTCTATTAAATAGAAGATTTAACTGTTGGTATACCTTTACTCGGGCATGTTTTACACTCTAAGCGGCAACCTAAtcctacatatatatatacccttAGGCGATCACATCGCTTTTGTcagtaaatgttttttcaatCCACACCCGTATTCTAGAAGTACTTTTACATTGTCTTAGAAAACGTATCATTTCCTAACTAAAAACCTATCAACCCTGCATTTTTGTCACACTTACGAAACTAACACAACCAGAGAGACTTTAGTGCTACCGACAACGAATCACATTTCTATTGGTCGAAAAGTAGACAGGCAGGCGAAATTAGGCCTCCGGGCATACAATGACTTCTACGTTGTACCAAATTCGACTCGTTCATTGAAACAAATTATACACATTCTTCTATTCGCaattagtaaacatttaaCGCCAGACCCCGGTGGATTCTTAATCGAATTCTAAATCGAAAAAAAAGGCACTTAGTTATGGTTAAGAGTTTTGATGAAACAACTTACTATGGttatatattgaaatattacGCATTTTCAAAGACATATCACAGTACTCcatgtaaaaaaatcttatgAAATATACACAgtgataaaaaattataaaatagctCAAATGACTAAAAGATTTAAGTTGTAACTGCGGGTATACGCTGCAAGAATTATATAAGCTTTTCAGGAAGCTCGCGTAACTGATTGTGGACTTTCATGGTAATTCGTTCAGTTGAATCATTAACCTCCCGACAACGACGAACCACATTGTCATACAAGTCAAGTAGTCGTCCTTTGTGAACACTTTCACCGTAGTTGCTCACTGCCCATGCATGTATGTAATAAGGGGGGCGCACACTGCTTTCTTCTTCGGCATCAAAGAACTTTTGATAGCAGCGAATAGCTTCCTGGTGCTCCCCTATAGCAGTAAAGAACTTCCCACAGTGAACAAAGCACTTGAAAGCAACCATTTCATCCGTGTTACTACAAGCATCACGAAACAGTTCGTTGCAGACAGCCCTTCCTTCTTCAATAAACTCTGCGATCGAAACATCTGAAAAGTGgctaatatgtttaattaagtAAGAAAGCTTTAATTCGCCGTATACTAAGAACACGGAACAAAACCTCACCTCTAACTAGACTTGTGTGTATTCTGACCATTTGCCTTTGCATTCTCAGTTCGTTGTACACGCTCCCTTTTGTTTCTCTTGCTAATCCATGTTCGTACAATTGATAATCCAATGTTctgtttttctgtatagcaTTCTCGCAATCCAATTTGAGTTGCCTCAATTCCCTCTTTTTCATGTTTGAATCCGTTTGCAGCTTATTTGTAATCAGTTTGATCGGGACTACTCCTGCAAGTTGCGAAATATGCTCATGAAGGAGACCAGTGCCAAACTGATTGCGACATTTCCGAGAAATTGCAAACGTCATGTTAGACATCCACAATCTACGTTTATGTTCTTCGTAGGTTGCGTTATCTTGGTCAAATATTACTCGACTCGCGGAATGCAAAATAGAGGCTATTCTTTctccaaaaaatatattagcaTAGTCATTTTCTTCCAAAAAGACTCGACAGTGCCTTAACTCTTGCAGAATTTGTAATGATGTCACTGGATTTGCTTCCAATGTTTCCTTAACTTGGGTTAACCTTGTGCTTACCTGGCCATCAGCACAAagcttttgtaaaaattggAAGTCATGGCTATCTGGGCGAAGAatcaaaactttttgtatgtAGTTGTCGATAAACCCAGGACCGAGTTTGTTGCCAGCATTTCGACATTCTTCTATCAACTTGTCCACATCACGAGTGTCTTGTCCTTCACGGTGGATGTTCTCAAATTCTGGAAAAGACATGCTTCGGTTGAATGCAACTTCGCATACGATTTCAAAAGCCTTCTGCAGATATTTGTTACATCTTTCCTTGTACTCGAGCGCTAGAC
It encodes the following:
- the LOC100178074 gene encoding uncharacterized protein LOC100178074; this translates as MFLFPKVCALLFVLFIVQGVTSRIIPPKRLSNGETPIRDPGWTCVVRMRAGLRWKYLKSPNYPHLAGTQTQCTWIIQAAVGWRVMILFRDLNMAAAGEDSCRQQYVDVIDASIGKSQGRFCGKKRPGNYVSSGTFLRLDLQTDRTRGRFRGFSIAYKLTRERAGFRPSTVTTTDNTSGKVNINSFNSQVNSMPSPASRPRRPGRLVYVQSTPAGQTTTTASTDPSDVGGWIDSRPVPTQPTRTNTGGARIPARPRRPTTTVGGLVLANRRRTTSTPRRSPSSVSSNTFSSNRGALFRPRTTTENLYASETEYPHIDDDPQVYGEYRQPVNVVIPSVITTNDTLKRKRGGLSTTHLIIIIAAVSSLVLLAFAILLIKLCYFDKKLRKKISEDKARETAGSVTGNPLHRTDSLPGMARTVSMRSLSADPNIQPGSRRNSVSYSIRNMPRQVPSAPHPSMIYHNQHAMTMHHHHHHHRHRHSNHRQHTQSNNKRVRTIPKTVGFTRPLPPIPKPRVKKLEVDEDYCSGSDGEQGSTMKRVLSTWEVEQKGKRETSRL